From a region of the Oncorhynchus mykiss isolate Arlee chromosome 32, USDA_OmykA_1.1, whole genome shotgun sequence genome:
- the si:dkey-154b15.1 gene encoding uncharacterized protein si:dkey-154b15.1 isoform X1: MDGIVVEVLGVPNILASDRMVDKLTIHFLRPRNGGGEVQRVLFPSDSPGQAFVIFEEPEVAARVSRLTHVLEVDQQQFCLKVRIVDRPEVDMPVKATLDVRMFPNDREVRRLLDIHGFKVNELQHGQLLVQGSFLKLRAVKAQLQQLLHQDNQPQYNPSPPSLSGHASGTYKESTRMHQTNGTAMHAGNMSPMYAGSRSPISVNGEQFAHVLQSSSPTNYSRDSGSPCSLSSPRSDNLSPSLLAPGYGANVTHRRNPSPSRSRSVVSFLMDADVLRYAQCVRKKDIDTILVSNNIQMNVQPSECSDISSVSLEGKNPNAAMEKLQDYLTTLNTTLRTQEIPLGTIDHNGQVRISKRIQKFNSVYPTVLVNQVGDILRLVGPSRDSYDMMQILLGKPLELPPAGRTGRALDRGSRDRRSSSLSSLPKRKDAPIPWDHDTAPVSAAVPDYSPSKYQGDSGHERTVQRAGSPVPYTSTPSHRGRSHSDSQEKVKEQRVTQRDFSRQERVDDVVGPSAGAQMPVMKKKSLLPKIPTNKAGWKDVLSGKKKKKP, translated from the exons ATGGATGGTATAGTCGTGGAGGTTCTTGGCGTCCCCAATATCCTTGCCTCTGATAGAATGGTTGACAAGCTCACTATACACTTCCTGCGACCACGGAACGGGggaggagaggtgcagagagtgCTGTTTCCATCTGATAGCCCGGGACAGGCCTTTGTCATATTTGAGGAACCAGAAG TGGCTGCCCGTGTCTCGCGGTTGACCCATGTGTTGGAGGTGGACCAACAACAATTTTGTCTCAAAGTCAGAATAGTTGACAGGCCTGAG GTGGACATGCCAGTCAAGGCAACTCTGGATGTGAGAATGTTCCCCAATGACAGAGAGGTGCGGCGACTCCTAGACATCCATGGCTTTAAGGTGAACGAGCTTCAACATGGTCAGCTGCTTGTCCAGGGCTCCTTTCTGAAGCTCAGAGCAGTGAAGGCCCAACTGCAGCAGCTCCTACACCAAGACAACCAGCCCCAATACAACCCTTCCCCACCTAGCCTCAGTGGCCATGCCTCTGGGACCTACAAAGAATCCACCAGGATGCACCAGACCAATGGCACTGCAATGCATGCTGGGAACATGAGTCCTATGTATGCTGGGAGCAGGAGTCCTATTTCAGTCAATGGAGAGCAGTTTGCACATGTCCTGCAGTCTTCTTCCCCTACCAACTATTCACGGGACTCAGGGTCACCTTGTAGCCTCTCCAGCCCCCGGAGTGACAACCTATCTCCCAGTCTTCTGGCACCAGGGTATGGGGCCAATGTGACCCACAGGAGGAACCCATCTCCCAGCAGGTCTCGCAGTGTGGTCTCCTTCCTAATGGACGCAGATGTGCTCCGATATGCCCAGTGCGTCAGGAAAAAAGACATTGATACAATCCTTGTAAGCAACAACATTCAAATGAATGTGCAGCCTAGTGAATGTTCCGATATCAGTTCTGTTAGCCTCGAGGGGAAGAACCCAAATGCTGCTATGGAAAAGCTGCAAGACTATCTCACTACACTCAACACAACACTACGCACCCAAGAAATCCCACTGGGAACAATCGATCACAACGGGCAGGTTAGAATTAGTAAACGGATTCAGAAGTTTAATAGTGTTTATCCTACTGTCCTCGTCAATCAGGTCGGAGATATTCTCCGCCTTGTAGGGCCTTCCAGGGACAGTTATGACATGATGCAGATTCTCTTGGGAAAACCCCTAGAACTTCCACCAGCCGGGCGAACAGGGAGGGCACTGGACAGGGGCTCAAGGGACAGGAGAAGCAGTTCTCTATCGAGTCTGCCCAAAAGGAAGGATGCCCCCATCCCATGGGATCATGACACTGCCCCTGTGTCTGCTGCTGTACCAGATTACTCCCCCTCAAAGTACCAGGGTGACTCTGGGCATGAAAGGACTGTACAGAGGGCTGGAAGCCCAGTACCCTATACATCCACCCCCAGTCACAGGGGAAGAAGTCACTCTGATTCACAGGAGAAAGTAAAGGAGCAGAGAGTAACACAGAGGGACTTCTCGAGGCAAGAAAGGGTGGATGATGTGGTAGGGCCCTCTGCTGGAGCTCAGATGCCAGTGATGAAAAAGAAGTCATTACTTCCCAAAATTCCTACCAACAAAGCAGGTTGGAAGGATGTGCTATcagggaaaaaaaagaaaaagccaTAA
- the si:dkey-154b15.1 gene encoding N-myc-interactor isoform X2, whose translation MDGIVVEVLGVPNILASDRMVDKLTIHFLRPRNGGGEVQRVLFPSDSPGQAFVIFEEPEVAARVSRLTHVLEVDQQQFCLKVRIVDRPEVDMPVKATLDVRMFPNDREVRRLLDIHGFKDVRRPHAFDMTEHKAH comes from the exons ATGGATGGTATAGTCGTGGAGGTTCTTGGCGTCCCCAATATCCTTGCCTCTGATAGAATGGTTGACAAGCTCACTATACACTTCCTGCGACCACGGAACGGGggaggagaggtgcagagagtgCTGTTTCCATCTGATAGCCCGGGACAGGCCTTTGTCATATTTGAGGAACCAGAAG TGGCTGCCCGTGTCTCGCGGTTGACCCATGTGTTGGAGGTGGACCAACAACAATTTTGTCTCAAAGTCAGAATAGTTGACAGGCCTGAG GTGGACATGCCAGTCAAGGCAACTCTGGATGTGAGAATGTTCCCCAATGACAGAGAGGTGCGGCGACTCCTAGACATCCATGGCTTTAAG GATGTGAGGCGGCCCCACGCATTCGACATGACAGAACACAAGGCACACTGA